From Cricetulus griseus strain 17A/GY chromosome 1 unlocalized genomic scaffold, alternate assembly CriGri-PICRH-1.0 chr1_0, whole genome shotgun sequence, a single genomic window includes:
- the Llph gene encoding protein LLP homolog, protein MAKSLRSKWKRKMRAEKRKKNAPRELNRLKSILKVDGDTIMKDVEEIATVVVPKQRQEKMQCAAEEEEKDDMKMETEIKRNKKTLLDQNGQYPVWMNQRQRKRLKAKREKKRGKSKAKAAKGLAW, encoded by the exons ATGGCTAAGAGCTTACGGAGTAAGTGGAAACGGAAGATGCGTGccgagaagagaaagaagaatgcCCCAAGGGAGCTCAACAGACTGAAAAGCATCCTCAAAGTTGATGGTGATACTATAATGAAAGATGTCGAAGAAATCGCAACCGTGGTGGTACCCAAACAGCGCCAAGAGAAAATGCAGTGTGCGgcggaagaagaagaaaagg atgaCATGAAAATGGAGACTGAaattaagagaaacaaaaagactcTTCTAGACCAAAATGGACAGTACCCAGTATGGATGAAccagaggcagagaaaaagactgaaggcaaagagagagaaaaaacggGGGAAAAGCAAAGCCAAGGCAGCCAAGGGCCTGGCCTGGTAG